The following DNA comes from Oncorhynchus masou masou isolate Uvic2021 unplaced genomic scaffold, UVic_Omas_1.1 unplaced_scaffold_3417, whole genome shotgun sequence.
ATTCCCATCAGGTACTGCAGCTCAATGACTATAGAGAAGAATGGGGCATGTTGAGCCATGTtgtacattcagcatcactacgTCAAGTGAAATATTACATTATTTCTAAcaaatatatctacagtacatatatTTTAGGAtattgtgtatccctggaaataatcatcATTTATGTAAACATAACAGTTGTGAAAATATAGCTTGGTCTATTGGCATAACAGCGGGTATGGGGTAGGTTGAGCATAGGGACAGAGTAAGTTGAGCTGCCTTGGGGTAAGAGTAATGGTGTCCTGTGACATTGGGGGTGATGGTGCTGGTAGGTCAAAGTTTCATTCATGGAATGGAGTTGTGGTATATTGTATATCTTAAATTTATGCATACATTCAAGATATAGAATATCTCTGTTCAATATCACTTACCCTTCCATTTGTTGACCAGTTGTCTGGGACAGGGATGTTGTTTTGATGACAAATGCACTATCGTGAGTTCATATACATGACATATCGCAAAAACACTATGCATATTATGCATAAAACTGACCAAATGTAATCAACAAAATATAATCATCATTTGTATGGGTTGTGGTGGCTATTGGTCAACTTAATCAAGCAAACATATAGACAAACATAAAGCTGTGTTaaccacacagctacaaggatgcactttcctgctaggtttaggacctcatatttgagccagttttctacagcaggaaaataatcttgcAGCAACAGAAAAgtgattataattaatggacatttttgcagCTGTTGATACATGTTTTATACgggaaatcaagtctgaaatgtgtgcttaatgacaaacttcagaagccctttaaacctcaaatacactccACTTTTTAAATGTCCTttcattgcaggaaagttctcctgaaACAgattgatcaaattaagatctgtaAAACAATCTTAAAactatctactttggtttagatacgaGCATCATGAAACGCATTAATACAttcatttgacttggtgaaaatcaTTTTTAATCTAACTTGCTTACCATTTTCCATGTGGTTTcatccttcacagactccatgaaataaCAATCtgttcctaaatatttggtcatgATTAAATGGTtggataaaaaaagaaaaaaagtgaCCTATTGGTATTGTGGAGaaagagatatatggagagagagagagagagtgtgtgtgtgtgtgtgtgtgtgtgtgtgtgtgtgtgtgtgtgtgtgtgtgtgtgtgtgtgtgtgtgtgtgtgtgtgtgtgtgtgtgtgtgtgtgtgtgtgtgtaagaaagagatagaggagaaagccagagagggagagtttTGAAGAGagggtgtgttctgtgttctagccCACCTCCGCCAACCAATCGACTGTCACTAGCTATCGATGATGCACTGATGTGACTCGCATCTCAGTATAAAAAAGTTGAGCTTCACCCTTCAAACCAGTTCAGTCATCCCACAGACACTCCTAGGAAAACAAGCCAGCCTTCCTGGGAACAGAACCACAGAGCACAGCAGTACacattctctcatctctccctcgatGCCTATCTCTGATCTCAGGATGTGGACTCTACTGCTTGGGGGTTATTTTCGGACTTCTGGCACCTGTTCAGTCCGACCCGGTCCCTGGTGAGTAACAATTTATTACTGTCCCAGGAAACAAATTAGTGAAACCCTGCTCTTCGGCTCAGTTGGTAGTGTATGGTGCTTGCaaagccagggttgtgggttcaattcccagggCCATCCAAAAGTAAAAATGCATGAGAAATTGTGTTCACATTAAACAAGATCAGATATTATTGTTGGGGTTGCTTGTCACAGCCTGACAACCATCCCCATTGTAACAACATACCCAGTAAGCTAAATGACGTTGAAAAGACACCTAGAAGCCTTATTTTCCAGACATTGAAAAgacatctatgtttcacaagtttggacagcatgGTACAGTCCAATGGAGTTTaattcagaacagtacagtccaATGGAGTTTaattcagaacagtacagtccaATGGAGTTTaattcagaacagtacagtacagtccaatGGAGTTTaattcagaacagtacagtacagtccaatggagtttaattcagtacagtacagtacagtccaatGGAGTTTaattcagaacagtacagtacagtccaatggagtttaattcagtacagtccaatggagtttaattcagtacagtacagtggagtttaattcagtacagtacagtacagtccaatGGAGTTTAATTCAGTACAGTCCAATGGAGTTTaattcagaacagtacagtacagtccaatGGAGTTTAGTTCAGTACAGTCCAATGGagtttaattcagtacagtacaatggagtttaattcagaacagtacagtacagtccaatggagtttaattcagtacagtccaatggagtttaattcagtacagtacaatggagtttaattcagaacagtacagtacagtccaatGGAGTTTAATTCAGTACAGTCCAATGGAGTTTaattcagaacagtacagtacagtccaatggagtttaattcagtacagtacagtacaatggagtttaattcagaacagtacagtacagtccaatggagtttaattcagtacagtccaatggagtttaattcagtacagtacaatggagtttaattcagaacagtacagtacagtccaatggagtttaattcagtacagtatagtacagtacaatggagtttaattcagtacagtacagtggagtttaattcagtacagtacagtacaatggaGTTTAATTcagcacagtatagtacagtacaatggagtttaattcagtacagtacagtggagtTTAATTcagcacagtacagttcagtccaaTGGAGTTTAAttcagcagagtacagtacagtacagtccaatggagtttaattcagtacagtacagtacaatggagtttaattcagtacagtacagtacagtccaatGGAGTTTAAttcaccacagtacagtacagtccaatTTAATTCAGTACAGTAAATCTTTTTTTAACTTTCTTGAACAAAATGTATTTCTCTGAGTCATTGTGTTAGTATAAAACAAAATAATTTTAAAATGTTTAGCAAAACAAAGCTGGCCATTTTGTGTATTAATCTGAGTTAAAAGCATCCTCAGCTGGCCATTGGTTGTGTATTAATCTGAGTTATTAAAGCATCCTCAGCTGGCCATTGGTTGTGTATTAATCTGAGTTATTAAGGCATCCTCAGCTGGCCATTGGTTGTGTATTAATCTGAGTTATTAAAGCATCCTCAGCTGGCCATTGATTGTGTATTAATCAGGGTTATTAAAGCATCACAAGCTGGCCATTGATTGTGTATTAATCTGTGTTATTAAAGCATCCTCAGCTGGCCATTGATTGTGCAGCCAAGTAAAATGGGTCACTGTCTAAGACCTCCTGTTGTATCTGAACACAGGCTTATGGAATTCAAGTAATCCTATCCTCGTCTGATGAGTCTGCACTTTTCTACTTCACTGGAGAGCCTCATTGTGTTTCAAACCTACCTGTACTCTAGCTCAGTGAAATCTGGGGGACCTATTCTTTACATGTTTAGTGCCTAagtcccccttccctcctccttccccctccccacgtagacaaacacacagcagtcTTTGTAGCAATTGCTGAGCTGTTCCAACAGGTGCATTAATGTGTATATCCTGAATTTCTGTGAAACCAAAGTGCTTTGGTGAGTTTCATACAAGCTTGGGTGAGAAGGGAGAAACCTCATACAGGTAAAACTGTTATTGGACAGGGAGAAACCTCATACAGGTAAAACTGTTATTGGACAGGGAGAAACCTCATACTGGATAATGTATTTGGTGTCACATTTTAAGAACAATGTCAAAGATAAGAGCAGTTACTTCTCCTTTTGTTTGAAAACAGTATTTAATGACAGTCAACATTCCATGAAACAGTTAAGCTTCTTTGGAGGATTCAACAAATACCTAAGGAAAGGGGTCAGAGATACGTTTGGGATTGGTAACAGTACCCCTGGTCAGCTCCCTAGTACCCCCTCTCGCCACAGTACACTTAGAATTAGTGGTGACTTGAGGAACCCAGGAGATCCTCAAGGATCCCCTGAGTTTCTCAAGGAACCATTGCTAGTCAATGGCTCATATTTGCACCTTTGTTTAGTTGAGGGGTTCTTGGTGGAACCTTTAACGTTTCAATGTAGCAACAGGTTCCAGTAGGAACCCTGGAGTGGAGGCGGAGCTTATTAGGGGTGTGGCTTTAAGATATATCTTGTTGGGTCACTGGTTTGAGTAAATGTCCTTCCTGTTCATCTGTTCTGTTATTCAAGGAAGCTTACAGAGGTGAATGACTTCCTCAGTCAAGAGCCTATGAAAATTGCAAAGTTGGAATAGTTACTACTTTATTATTATATTTAATCAGCAATGTTTATATTATTCATATTATATTAGAATATGCAATATGCATAAATATTGAAGGAACATTGAAATGTGCAGTGTCCAAGCTGAACATGGTGAATAGGAATGACATTTACTATAATGGGAGCCCCCCCAAAATGATCTGAAAGCCACACTTCCAATAATCCACGCTCCAGTCTCCTCATTGGCTGCCACCTCTACAATATATTATTAAAAAGGTTCAAAATGGAACCCCTCCCATCACAAAAAGGTTCCGGTCGGGTTCTAATAACCTTTTTGAACTGGAAAGGTCCTGCCGGTGTGGCAACCCAAAAGGTTCTTCCAGGCATCTTCACTGCTAAGAGTGCACCCCTGGTTAGCTCCATAGCACGCCCTCTTGCAGGAATAAGATATATGCACACCTTATTCACGTGAAAACCTCTGTTGGGGCATAACATTTGGCACCTCTTCAAAGCCTATCCTAAACTCTTTTGAAGTAGCACTGTTGACTAATTATGGCAACCGAACAGGGAAAAGAGACAAGCCAAGACATTGTTTATTTAAAGGCTTGGGTGTGTTGATTTTGCGGTTGAATAAAACCAAATGATTTGGTGAAACTGCCTCTGTCAAACACAAAGGCAGATGATTAGTCATCCCAGTTAATAATCATGTTTCCTGTATGGTTAGTCAGAACACGACAGGTTCACACAGGTACTCCAGGGAGGAGCCTGAGAGGCAACGATACTCCCAGGCCTTCCTTTGTCATGCAAAGACTTCAAAGCTCAGTCATTTTCCTCTACTGTAAAGGTCAGGACATGATGTTAGTAGGTAATCATTGAACTGAGGTCTTTTCTTCTCTTTGTCACAGCCTCGACAGAACTTCTGGCTTCTAGGGATTTTCTTGGGGAAACTTTCAAGATCTTCGAGAAGCTTGTAGTGGGTCCCCTGGATGCCACCAATGGAACATCCAGCAGTGATGAAACAGTGGAACTAGATCATAtggtgacccctgaccctgtgACATCTGACCCGGAAGACCAGCTGCCCACCTTTGACCCAGAGGAGGGTAGCACAGATGAGACAGAGGGCAGCACTACAGAGGGCAGTATGAAACACCCCACTTCAGGACAAGACGATGAAGGGGAGCTGTTTGACGCCAACCTTAAACCTAGCTTTAACCTCCGCCCCAGTCCAACTCCTCGCCCCAGTCCAACTCCTCGCCCAGTCAAAGCGACACAGAGGACAATTATGAAAAGTACAACTATGATTCCAGTCCAAGTGATAGACCTGATTCACCAGAGGAAGATGAAATGATCCTGGATACCGAAAGCCCCACAGTagagtttgtccccacagcagagtttgtccccacagcagagtttgtccccacagcagaggTTGTCCCCACAGCAGAGGTTGTCCCCACAGCAGAGGTTGTCCCCACAGCAGAGGTTGTCCCCACAGTAGAGGTTGTCCCCACAGTagagtttgtccccacagcagaggttatccccacagtagaggttgtccccacagcagagtttgtccccacagcagagtTTGTCCCCACAGTagagtttgtccccacagcagagtttgtccccacagcagagtttgtccccacagcagagtTTGTACCCACAGCAGATTTTATCCCCACAGCAGAGGTTGTCCCCACAGTAGAGTTTAAACCCACCACTGATTTTCCGATGGATTTGGAAGATGTTAACGCAATCCTTGAcgccaaccccaaccccagcaccagccccagTCCTTATCCAACTCATGACGCTAACCCCAGCACCAGTCCTTATCCAACTCATGATGCTAGCACCACAACAGAGCTAGAGGAGTTGGTGGACGATATATTCAGACCAAAGTTTGTCGCCAGCCCTAGTCGTGTACCGGATCCCAGCCCCAGCCATAGTCCCATCTCAGAGTTTGAAGAAGAAGACCTGTTACCTCTCAGCCTTGATCCAAGCTTTAGTACCACCTCCAGACCGAGCCAAAGTTCGGGGAGCAGCCATACACCTCGTTCTAACCTAACCAGTATGACAGGCTTGGAGGAAGGCGGGGCTGCAAAGATGAACACAGAGCTGGCCTTCACCTCAACCACCAGTTCTGCCGCACCTACAACAGTCAGGATGAATTCAGACATCGAAGGGTCAGGGTCGGGATTCCTGCCTCAGAGTAGCACCACAGTAGCAGCCCCTGCTGGCGAGGAGGACCAAACATACAACTCCCTAGTCGATAAGCCATTCATTGAAACAAAGACAAGAATTCAAGGCAGCAATAGGTTTGCTCTACCAAGGGAGGAACCGGCAGTGGATACCTCTACAGGTACAGTACTGTTTATCCAGGAGAAGTGTACTAATATTATGTCCCTTCAAAGTTCTTGTGTTCATAATGGGTGGCATTCAGCATTGAGATCCTTGTACTTTACTCATACTTCTGCGTAAATCATTCATTGATGTCAAAGGAAGGCTTTGGGTTGTCCAGTCTGAATACatcccattgtatctgttagcagagtgggataggacatgtcccattgtatccgttagcagagtgggataggacatgtcccattgtatctgttagcagagtgggataggacatgtcccattgtatctgttagcagagtgggataggacatgtccattgtatctgttagcagagtgggataggacagcagagtgggataggacatgtcccattgtatctgttagcagagtgggataggacatgtcccattgtatctgttagcagagtgggataagacatgtcccattgtatctgttagcagagtgggataggacatgtccattgtatctgttagcagagtgggataggacatgtcccattgtatctgttagcagagtgggataggacatgtcccattgtatctgttagcagagtgggatagggcatgtccattgtatctgttagcagagtgggataggacatgtccattgtatctgttagcagagtgggctagggcatgtccattgtatctgttagcagagtgggataggacatgtcccattgtatctgttagcagagtgggataggacatgtcccattgtatctgttagcagagtgggataggacatgtccattgtatctgttagcagagtgggataggacatgtcccattgtatctgttagcagagtgggataggacatgtcccattgtatctgttagcagagtgggataggacatgtcccattgtatctgttagcagagtgggatagggcatgtccatagtatctgttagcagagtgggatagggcatgtccattgtatctgttagcagagtggcctagggcatgtccattgtatctgttagcagagtgggatagggcatgtccattgtatctgttagcagagtgggatagggcatgtccattgtatctgttagcagagtgggatagggcatgtccattgtatctgttagcagagtgggatagggcatgtccattgtatctgttagcagagtggcctagggcatgtccattgtatctgttagcagagtgggatagggcatgtccattgtatctgttagcagagtgggatagggcatgtccattgtatctgttagcagagtgggctagggcatgtccattgtatctgttagcagagtgggataggacatgtccattgtatctgttagcagagtgggctagggcatgtccattgtatctgttagcagagtgggataggacatgtcccattgtatctgttagcagagtgggataggacatgtcccattgtatctgttagcagagtgggataggacatgtccattgtatctgttagcagagtgggataggacatgtcccattgtatctgttagcagagtgggataggacatgtccaattgtatctgttagcagagtgggataggacatgtcccattgtatctgttagcagagtgggatagggcatgtccatagtatctgttagcagagtgggatagggcatgtccattgtatctgttagcagagtgggatagggcatgtccattgtatctgttagcagagtgggatagggcatgtccattgtatctgttagcagagtgggatagggcatgtccattgtatctgttagcagagtgggatagggcatgtccattgtatctgttagcagagtgggatagggcatgtccattgtatctgttagcagagtgggatagggcatgtccattgtatctgttagcagagtggcctagggcatgtccattgtatctgttagcagagtgggatagggcatgtccattgtatctagggcatgtccattgtatcagagtgggatagggcatgtccatt
Coding sequences within:
- the LOC135534447 gene encoding protein NYNRIN-like encodes the protein MILDTESPTVEFVPTAEFVPTAEFVPTAEVVPTAEVVPTAEVVPTAEVVPTVEVVPTVEFVPTAEVIPTVEVVPTAEFVPTAEFVPTVEFVPTAEFVPTAEFVPTAEFVPTADFIPTAEVVPTVEFKPTTDFPMDLEDVNAILDANPNPSTSPSPYPTHDANPSTSPYPTHDASTTTELEELVDDIFRPKFVASPSRVPDPSPSHSPISEFEEEDLLPLSLDPSFSTTSRPSQSSGSSHTPRSNLTSMTGLEEGGAAKMNTELAFTSTTSSAAPTTVRMNSDIEGSGSGFLPQSSTTVAAPAGEEDQTYNSLVDKPFIETKTRIQGSNRFALPREEPAVDTSTVLHDAAAVKPTPSRQHDSYTSGWLIIVAFVAGVAVLVVICVAIGTRDRWNAPAQASEKKVANASSGDEKAERERERFLSKERPRENIHAGEYTVILLEDLPEKEPLD